A DNA window from Vigna unguiculata cultivar IT97K-499-35 chromosome 10, ASM411807v1, whole genome shotgun sequence contains the following coding sequences:
- the LOC114165192 gene encoding uncharacterized protein LOC114165192: MTSVTCGRGNDLQALVAIMVDQYLCRNKFYQTRATYCNEVLPHFSNLPPSENLMNLEEILNQYILMKKQNIRLEAEKVMLMQEKNRIQMLLQDIQKATNNFNARSPMSNVTTVVTNPTIVPPMKNSIQDPLAVSSTAIFPVQNTTSLPPPKPMFDANFTSPMIKVSDMKRKDTLTVDGCAVSKKPRGRPPGKKKQVQCTNMLLPSPNNKVDSGCSSASTESLVANFAKKELQISSNLVSRTHPTIHSLQSDTYVSLPPTQISPYATCNKEVTTPSYNMISTKRDMVEPVKQMVCKEGNSNFSPVVADNDETHKENTGKESNKDINKTSTRILDANSFHKHENLDNSFSVENPTSESNKE, encoded by the exons ATGACATCAGTGACTTGTGGAAGGGGTAACGATCTCCAAGCTCTAGTTGCCATCATGGTGGATCAATATTTGTGTCGCAACAAATTCTACCAAACAAGGGCCACCTATTGCAACGAAGTCTTGCCACACTTTTCCAATCTGCCACCAAGCGAG AATTTGATGAATTTGGAGGAGATATTGAATCAATATATACTTatgaagaaacaaaatataCGGTTGGAGGCGGAAAAGGTCATGCTGATGCAAGAGAAAAATAGAATCCAAATGTTGTTGCAAGACATTCAGAAAGCTACGAACAATTTCAATGCAAGATCACCCATGTCTAATGTCACAACCGTGGTCACAAATCCTACAATTGTTCCTCCAATGAAAAATTCTATCCAAGATCCTCTAG CTGTGTCTTCTACTGCAATTTTTCCTGTGCAAAACACAACGTCGTTGCCACCACCTAAACCCATGTTCGATGCAAACTTCACATCACCTATGATTAAAGTGTCTGACATGAAGAGAAAAGATACTCTGACAGTAGATGGGTGTGCAGTTTCAAAGAAACCTCGTGGTAGACCACCTGGGAAGAAGAAGCAAGTCCAAT GTACAAACATGTTGCTACCATCTCCTAATAACAAAGTAGATTCTGGATGCTCTTCTGCATCGACTGAATCCTTGGTCGCAAACTTTGCAAAAAAGGAATTACAAATTTCATCTAATTTAGTTTCGAGAACACATCCCACAATCCATTCATTGCAAAGTGATACATATGTGTCCCTACCTCCTACTCAGATTTCTCCTTATGCAACATGTAATAAGGAGGTCACTACCCCTTCTTACAATATGATTTCAACCAAGAGAGATATGGTTGAACCTGTGAAACAAATGGTCTGTAAAGAAGGCAATAGTAATTTTTCTCCTGTTGTGGCAGATAATGATGAAACACACAAGGAAAATACAGGCAAAGAAAGTAACAAAGATATAAACAAAACAAGTACAAGGATTTTGGATGCTAATTCTTTC